The proteins below are encoded in one region of candidate division KSB1 bacterium:
- the gmk gene encoding guanylate kinase, translating into MSNNLGFGNGLLVIVSSPSGGGKTSVIHEVRRRNSKYGYSISATTRPRRESEIDGSDYYFITDKQFDEHIEKKSFVEWANVHGFRYGTLKETIEKQLNDDKIVLLDIDVIGGMNVKKQFPDNSFLIFLYPPSKQELVQRLEKRNSDSKEDIERRIGRLPMEMSHVDKYDVKIINYKFDETVQLVEQEIKKYQSKLEV; encoded by the coding sequence ATGTCCAATAATTTAGGTTTTGGCAATGGTTTATTGGTTATAGTTTCTTCGCCGTCTGGTGGAGGTAAAACTTCCGTAATACATGAAGTGCGGCGACGAAACTCTAAATATGGCTATTCAATTTCAGCAACCACACGGCCTAGAAGGGAATCGGAAATAGATGGTTCTGATTACTATTTTATAACCGATAAACAATTTGACGAACATATTGAAAAGAAAAGTTTTGTCGAATGGGCTAATGTTCATGGATTTCGTTATGGCACTTTAAAAGAAACGATAGAAAAACAACTTAATGATGACAAAATCGTTTTGTTAGATATCGATGTAATTGGCGGTATGAATGTAAAAAAGCAATTTCCGGACAATTCATTTTTGATTTTTCTATATCCCCCATCGAAGCAAGAATTGGTACAACGCCTGGAAAAAAGAAATTCGGATTCAAAGGAAGATATTGAGAGAAGAATTGGCCGGTTGCCAATGGAAATGTCTCATGTTGATAAATATGATGTGAAAATTATTAATTACAAGTTTGATGAAACTGTTCAACTAGTTGAGCAGGAAATCAAGAAATATCAATCTAAATTGGAGGTTTAA
- a CDS encoding YicC family protein translates to MLHSMTGFGRGEHVNGEIQATAEVRSVNNRFLDISIRLPRELSDFEPQVKELIRSKINRGKINVFVSIQSPQLNNGNINLDIDAAKSYKTMLSKLNEELKIGGDIRLEHLLNFPDIFTTENGGELDDLLWKCAEEAIVKATAEMNKMRAQEGEFLADDLLQRLEIIEKYLKGIMAFSKKNAPEQLKVLQKRLSELLDNPDLDRTRLETEIALISERLDVTEECVRFQSHNALYKELISGKRLAGRSLNFLLQEMNREANTIAAKANHAEISHRVVFIKEEVERLREQVQNIE, encoded by the coding sequence ATGCTGCATAGTATGACCGGATTCGGTCGTGGAGAACATGTAAATGGAGAGATTCAGGCTACTGCTGAAGTTCGTTCGGTAAATAACCGTTTCCTCGACATTTCAATTCGTTTACCTCGTGAACTTTCCGATTTTGAACCTCAAGTGAAAGAGTTAATTCGAAGTAAAATTAATAGAGGAAAAATTAATGTATTTGTTTCTATTCAATCTCCACAATTGAATAATGGCAACATTAATTTAGACATTGATGCAGCAAAATCTTACAAGACGATGTTATCCAAATTAAATGAAGAATTAAAGATAGGTGGAGATATTCGCCTGGAACATCTCTTGAATTTTCCGGATATTTTTACAACTGAAAACGGTGGAGAGTTAGATGATCTCTTATGGAAGTGTGCTGAAGAAGCTATAGTTAAAGCAACTGCTGAAATGAACAAAATGCGTGCCCAGGAAGGGGAATTCCTCGCTGATGACCTGCTGCAAAGATTGGAGATTATTGAAAAATATCTCAAGGGAATTATGGCTTTTTCGAAAAAAAATGCACCTGAGCAACTAAAGGTTTTACAAAAGCGGCTTTCGGAATTATTGGATAACCCGGATTTAGATCGAACAAGATTGGAAACTGAAATCGCCCTCATTTCGGAACGCTTAGACGTAACGGAAGAATGTGTTCGATTTCAAAGCCATAATGCATTGTATAAAGAATTGATTTCTGGAAAACGTTTAGCAGGAAGAAGTTTAAATTTTTTGTTACAAGAAATGAATAGAGAGGCAAATACCATTGCCGCAAAAGCTAATCATGCTGAGATCTCTCACCGTGTGGTTTTTATCAAAGAAGAAGTCGAGAGACTTCGGGAACAAGTTCAGAATATAGAATAA
- a CDS encoding PorV/PorQ family protein translates to MNRIKYIITSIVLISSSVILAQTPTKYAGEFISIGGGSRPLGMGGAFVAIADESIASYWNPAGLIQLDHPEIHLMYAERFGGIVKFNFMSAAMSLKNESAIAVSIMRIGVDDIPISALPNPDLPVGVLNKPFIDHKVNDVEYIAYFSYAKRWKGNSSIGTNVKFIRKSIGENTAWGIGFDIGMLTSIKGNLQFGVNLQDITTTLIAWDTGTKELIVPNVKWGFSYPIIFNSLEFLPAFDIDTRFEGRKFASQLNAGGISFDFHFGLEAAYKKLVYLRTGSDIGQLVAGAGIQLPKLRFDAAFMNHQALGDTYRLSVTFRFEKDKSQ, encoded by the coding sequence ATGAATCGAATCAAATATATTATCACTTCAATTGTCTTAATTTCTTCTTCTGTGATATTAGCTCAAACGCCCACAAAATATGCAGGTGAATTTATAAGCATTGGAGGTGGTTCACGGCCTTTGGGAATGGGCGGCGCCTTTGTGGCTATTGCTGATGAAAGTATTGCTTCATATTGGAATCCGGCTGGACTAATCCAACTGGATCATCCTGAAATTCATCTGATGTATGCAGAACGTTTCGGGGGAATAGTAAAATTCAATTTTATGTCCGCAGCCATGTCATTAAAAAATGAATCGGCAATAGCTGTTTCAATTATGCGCATTGGTGTGGATGATATCCCAATATCCGCTTTGCCCAATCCGGACTTGCCTGTCGGAGTATTGAATAAACCCTTCATAGATCACAAAGTTAACGATGTTGAATATATAGCTTATTTTTCCTATGCTAAACGATGGAAAGGTAATAGTTCAATAGGGACGAATGTTAAATTTATTCGCAAATCAATTGGTGAAAATACCGCCTGGGGAATTGGCTTTGATATAGGAATGTTGACATCAATTAAAGGAAACTTACAATTTGGAGTGAATCTCCAGGATATTACGACGACTTTAATCGCCTGGGATACTGGGACAAAAGAACTCATAGTTCCGAATGTAAAGTGGGGCTTTTCGTATCCAATTATATTCAATTCTCTGGAATTTCTGCCGGCGTTTGATATTGATACCAGGTTTGAGGGTAGAAAATTTGCCAGTCAATTGAATGCGGGAGGGATTAGTTTTGATTTTCATTTTGGCCTGGAAGCAGCTTATAAAAAACTTGTTTATTTGAGAACCGGTTCGGATATCGGGCAACTGGTTGCCGGCGCCGGTATTCAATTACCAAAACTTCGTTTTGATGCTGCATTTATGAATCACCAGGCATTAGGTGATACATATAGATTGTCAGTCACATTCCGATTTGAGAAGGACAAAAGCCAATAA
- the mutS gene encoding DNA mismatch repair protein MutS — MKQYWAIKNQHSEQILFFRMGDFYELFFDDAKIAAKELGLTLTSRGYGTTGDVPLAGFPYHSLDGYLTKMVKAGYKVAICDQVEDPKKAKTIVKREVIDIVTPGTILSGDLLDSKSNNFLVAVYFKSNTCGFTKVDLSTGEFSIIEFDRSEIKDYLLNIQPAEVLVSVEQVDYLTTQMNNQGSFTLTKRDEWLFSYSFAYETLINHFKTTTLKGFGCEDLDAGISAAGVVLHYLKETKKSELDHFKKLSREFPENHMVLDSATLRNLEILSTFSGDHKEGSLISIIDQTITSMGGRLIRKWTQYPIRDINKINQRLDAVTDFVQHSRIRSDLRGILKSIGDLERLISKICVRRCNGRDLVAIENSLKNIPNLMDTLSGLENVLIQKLTNELNALEELVVEIGKAIVDEPPISISEGRIIREKYNQRLDEYRELAYSGKKWIANLQALEREKTRIPSLKVGYNKVFGYYIEVTKTHLEKIPETFIRKQTLVNAERYITPELKEYEEKILSAEDKMAELEYELFEHIRSKVAFNAAAIQQNAQIIAQLDVLSSFAELAESENYVKPIVDNQSQIEIHEGRHPVIEKFLTVGDEFISNDTLIDNKNDQILIITGPNMAGKSTYIRQVGLITLLAQMGSFVPAKSAQIGVVDRIFTRVGASDNLSGGESTFMVEMTEMANILNNATDRSLILLDEIGRGTSTFDGLSIAWSVAEYLHNNPKVSAKTLFATHYHELTELELILSRVKNYNIAIKEWGDQIIFLRKIVQGGCDHSYGIQVARLAGLPDDVINRAREVLANLEADELTPSKAPRLARHKSNASNNGKSQLDLFKLEDSKIHNALSGVDINQLTPLEALNKLNELKKLMDNEEKE; from the coding sequence ATGAAACAATATTGGGCGATTAAAAACCAACATTCCGAGCAAATTTTATTTTTTCGGATGGGTGATTTTTACGAACTGTTTTTTGACGATGCAAAAATTGCCGCAAAAGAGCTGGGATTAACCTTAACTTCTAGGGGATATGGAACGACCGGTGACGTTCCATTGGCAGGATTTCCATACCACTCTTTGGATGGATATCTAACTAAAATGGTCAAGGCTGGTTACAAGGTGGCGATCTGCGATCAGGTTGAAGATCCGAAAAAAGCCAAAACGATCGTTAAACGTGAAGTTATAGACATCGTCACTCCTGGCACTATTCTTTCGGGGGATTTATTGGATAGCAAAAGTAATAACTTTTTAGTGGCTGTGTACTTTAAGAGCAATACCTGTGGGTTTACAAAAGTTGATCTTTCGACAGGCGAGTTTTCGATAATCGAATTTGATCGATCTGAAATCAAAGATTATTTATTGAATATCCAACCTGCGGAAGTATTGGTTTCTGTCGAGCAAGTCGATTATCTCACAACTCAAATGAATAATCAGGGTAGCTTTACGCTAACTAAACGAGACGAATGGTTGTTTTCCTATTCGTTTGCATATGAAACCTTGATAAACCATTTCAAAACGACGACCTTAAAAGGTTTTGGCTGTGAAGACCTCGACGCGGGAATATCTGCGGCTGGAGTTGTCTTACATTATTTGAAAGAAACCAAAAAGTCTGAACTCGATCATTTTAAGAAACTAAGTCGTGAGTTTCCAGAGAACCACATGGTCCTGGATTCTGCAACATTACGAAACCTCGAAATTCTTTCAACCTTTTCAGGTGACCATAAAGAGGGCAGTTTAATTTCAATTATTGACCAGACCATAACTTCAATGGGAGGTCGGTTAATACGCAAATGGACACAATATCCAATTCGTGATATTAATAAAATCAACCAACGCTTGGATGCTGTAACTGATTTTGTTCAACACTCAAGAATTCGTTCGGATTTGCGAGGCATCTTGAAATCAATAGGTGATCTGGAGCGTTTAATTTCCAAAATCTGTGTTCGTAGATGTAACGGTCGCGATTTGGTTGCTATAGAAAATTCACTCAAAAACATCCCAAATTTAATGGATACGTTGTCTGGATTGGAAAATGTCCTAATTCAAAAGCTAACCAATGAACTTAATGCTCTGGAGGAATTGGTTGTTGAGATAGGAAAAGCAATTGTTGATGAGCCACCAATTTCCATTTCCGAGGGACGCATAATTCGGGAGAAATATAACCAAAGACTGGATGAGTACCGAGAGCTGGCTTATTCAGGTAAAAAATGGATTGCGAATCTGCAAGCTCTGGAGCGCGAAAAAACCCGGATACCGTCCTTAAAAGTGGGTTACAATAAAGTATTTGGATATTACATTGAAGTGACTAAAACCCATCTTGAAAAAATACCGGAAACATTTATTCGAAAACAAACTCTGGTTAACGCTGAAAGGTATATTACTCCTGAATTGAAAGAATATGAAGAAAAAATTCTAAGCGCAGAAGATAAGATGGCCGAATTAGAATATGAGTTGTTTGAACATATTCGTTCCAAAGTTGCATTTAATGCGGCCGCAATTCAACAAAATGCACAAATTATTGCACAGCTAGATGTGCTTTCTTCATTTGCGGAATTGGCCGAATCTGAGAACTATGTTAAACCCATCGTCGATAATCAAAGCCAAATCGAAATCCACGAAGGCCGGCATCCGGTGATTGAAAAATTCTTAACTGTTGGTGATGAGTTTATTTCGAATGATACTTTAATCGATAATAAAAATGACCAGATATTGATCATCACTGGGCCAAATATGGCAGGTAAATCAACTTATATTCGTCAAGTCGGATTAATTACGCTACTTGCGCAGATGGGTAGTTTTGTTCCGGCTAAATCCGCTCAAATTGGGGTTGTAGATCGGATATTTACACGCGTGGGAGCTTCGGATAATTTATCCGGTGGTGAATCCACGTTTATGGTTGAGATGACGGAAATGGCCAATATTCTCAATAATGCAACAGATCGCAGCCTAATTTTATTGGATGAGATCGGCAGAGGTACATCCACTTTTGATGGATTATCGATTGCATGGTCTGTAGCGGAATATCTACACAATAATCCAAAGGTTTCGGCAAAAACATTGTTTGCAACTCATTACCATGAGTTGACCGAATTGGAATTAATTCTCAGCAGGGTTAAAAATTACAACATTGCCATCAAAGAATGGGGTGACCAGATCATTTTTTTACGTAAAATAGTACAAGGTGGCTGTGATCATAGCTATGGTATCCAGGTCGCTAGACTTGCGGGTTTGCCGGATGATGTGATCAACCGTGCTCGTGAAGTACTTGCCAATCTTGAAGCAGACGAGCTCACTCCCTCAAAAGCACCCAGGCTCGCTCGGCATAAATCTAACGCGAGTAACAACGGTAAATCTCAATTGGATTTGTTTAAATTAGAAGATTCAAAAATTCACAATGCCCTTTCCGGTGTGGATATAAATCAACTTACACCGCTTGAAGCATTGAATAAGTTGAACGAGCTAAAGAAATTAATGGATAATGAAGAAAAAGAATAA
- a CDS encoding response regulator translates to MKNVLVVEDEDSLRLLYKQELSLKGLNVITVDTGEDAINKVKTTDIDLVVLDIRLNGMNGLEALEGMLAKRRDLKVVINTAYSNYKDDFSSWLADAYLIKSSDLSELKTTIHNLMN, encoded by the coding sequence ATGAAAAATGTGCTTGTGGTTGAAGACGAAGATAGTTTGCGTCTTTTATATAAACAAGAACTGTCATTGAAAGGACTCAATGTCATAACCGTAGATACTGGAGAAGATGCTATCAACAAAGTCAAAACAACCGATATTGACCTCGTTGTTTTGGATATTCGCTTAAATGGGATGAATGGGCTTGAAGCACTGGAAGGAATGTTAGCCAAAAGGCGGGATCTGAAAGTTGTCATTAATACTGCTTATTCCAATTATAAGGACGATTTTAGCTCCTGGCTGGCTGATGCGTATTTAATTAAATCTTCCGATTTAAGTGAATTAAAAACTACTATTCATAATTTGATGAATTGA